Proteins encoded by one window of Elaeis guineensis isolate ETL-2024a chromosome 12, EG11, whole genome shotgun sequence:
- the LOC105055108 gene encoding uncharacterized protein, with protein sequence MDPVASVLDRIKGFVKSTEQFVKGAIQRRFDFHRHDPIGILKRLQREAFSDLMKLRDRQDKVERMLSLHKSGKGSLFPEASTRMKGIIDVAGALMLRDDQQTCDTLDRAGINSGIDSRFIFETTVRQKDSLVAEFMSSSNDIYYDNDVAGSPLVLAKVMYLAHINELLSVISIPFGAKCNDFRSDMNLAEGRSLSGFTSSSPPLFSQRHGCAAGLTVKASNITASLAEMISCLGTEPDAADYRSILSTFWQISYQLSEETKLTLSGAWKMPSSLSQPIRLGNVAVPKVNLRSHFRPHVMAQASPSATTMSTIGIISGGSAAITFEFDESTKFGGWVEVQKSNPSPSLLQWAITLSDTPDDEVGWGVSVGGRVEGQSNLVRLEGFLNFSMGERGSLQPGLVCVMDGTSRTPALVFRSSWFM encoded by the exons atggACCCCGTCGCATCCGTGTTGGATAGAATCAAAGGGTTCGTGAAATCCACCGAGCAATTCGTGAAGGGCGCGATCCAGCGGCGCTTCGATTTCCACCGCCACGATCCA ATAGGGATTCTGAAGCGCTTGCAACGAGAAGCAttttctgacttgatgaagcttAGGGATAGGCAGGACAAGGTTGAGCGCATGCTTTCATTGCATAAATCTGGAAAAGGAAGTCTTTTCCCTGAAGCCAGCACACGCATGAAAGGAATCATTGATGTGGCTGGAGCATTAATGCTTCGTGATGATCAGCAAACATGTGATACCCTGGATAGAGCGGGAATAAATTCTGGCATAGACTCAAGGTTTATTTTTGAGACTACCGTCAGGCAAAAGGATTCTCTTGTAGCAGAATTTATGTCGAGTAGCAATGACATTTATTATGATAATGATGTTGCTGGGAGCCCCCTGGTACTAGCAAAAGTAATGTACCTGGCGCATATTAATGAACTGTTGTCTGTAATTTCAATACCATTTGGGGCTAAATGTAATGATTTTCGTTCTGATATGAACCTGGCAGAG GGCAGAAGCCTTAGTGGGTTTACTTCATCCAGCCCACCTTTGTTTAGTCAACGTCATGGCTGTGCTGCTGGTTTAACAGTCAAAGCATCAAACATTACTGCTTCTTTGGCTGAGATGATCTCTTGTTTGGGGACTGAACCAGATGCTGCTGATTACAGGAGTATCTTGAGCACATTTTGGCAAATTTCATACCAGCTATCGGAAGAAACTAAACTCACTTTGTCTGGTGCCTGGAAAATGCCTAGTTCATTGTCACAGCCAATCAGACTTGGTAATGTTGCCGTTCCAAAAGTCAATTTGCGATCCCATTTCAGACCTCATGTAATGGCACAAGCATCCCCTTCTGCCACTACAATGTCTACCATAGGAATTATATCAGGAGGATCTGCTGCCATAACATTCGAGTTTGATGAAAGTACAAAATTTGGGGGATGGGTTGAGGTGCAAAAGTCAAACCCAAGCCCCAGTCTCTTGCAGTGGGCCATCACCTTATCTGATACTCCGGATGATGAGGTAGGCTGGGGTGTGAGTGTGGGAGGAAGGGTTGAAGGGCAATCAAATCTTGTTCGGTTGGAAGGCTTTCTCAATTTCAGTATGGGTGAGAGAGGCAGCTTGCAGCCTGGTCTTGTGTGTGTGATGGATGGGACAAGTCGAACCCCGGCACTGGTGTTTCGATCAAGTTGGTTTATGTGA